The following coding sequences lie in one Streptococcus suis genomic window:
- a CDS encoding DUF3169 domain-containing protein, translated as MKQGKQLTTKQRWMRNLTYLFLGAIFGAFYGFFGVLISKFGLPSFVNLDNFLFCLRIVTFVIFAGTVYFILKANQTHKLYHSISDEDEEHVDETYMKMFRNLEYANISFNVAASLTLLNLGLGFGVTFLEKGALMYGSIFDAVFYVILLISQIFIMKLTQKIREYKLSVFATVKEVKDFMEAMDEGEKQANYEMSFQIVFTLNQIVLPGLYLFLFVLSMLLQERQITAFLVVAFLHIYINVMQVRMVRRYFK; from the coding sequence ATGAAACAGGGGAAACAATTAACGACAAAACAAAGATGGATGAGGAATCTTACCTATTTATTTTTAGGAGCAATTTTCGGTGCATTTTATGGCTTTTTTGGAGTATTGATTTCTAAGTTTGGATTACCGTCTTTTGTCAATCTAGATAACTTTCTATTTTGTTTGCGTATCGTTACTTTTGTCATTTTCGCTGGAACCGTATATTTTATTCTTAAGGCTAACCAAACTCATAAACTTTACCATTCTATTTCAGATGAGGATGAAGAACATGTTGATGAGACATATATGAAAATGTTTCGTAACCTAGAATACGCGAACATATCTTTCAATGTTGCTGCGTCATTGACTCTTTTAAATTTAGGATTAGGTTTTGGAGTTACCTTCTTAGAAAAGGGGGCACTCATGTACGGGTCAATATTTGATGCAGTTTTCTATGTCATTCTTCTCATTTCTCAGATTTTTATCATGAAATTAACTCAGAAAATTCGTGAATATAAGTTGTCTGTATTTGCTACGGTAAAAGAGGTGAAGGATTTTATGGAGGCTATGGATGAGGGAGAAAAACAAGCTAACTACGAAATGAGTTTTCAAATCGTTTTCACTCTGAATCAAATTGTTTTGCCAGGTTTGTATCTATTCCTATTTGTACTCAGTATGCTATTGCAAGAGCGACAAATTACAGCCTTTCTAGTTGTTGCATTTTTACATATTTACATCAATGTCATGCAGGTTCGCATGGTTCGTCGTTACTTCAAATAA
- a CDS encoding CPBP family intramembrane metalloprotease, with translation MNRLGNVKDWNVVKNWKFLLVGLAVVALNVLTQMAMFTLPNFDGNNLLIAAALILLAVLLGLILTGKLGLWKGEQKWGMGANVGFIVLAFIVMFGLKIIGGQLIMLEEGYGQTTANQEIINNSGLPTLVLFLFAVFFAPVLEELFFRGILMGKVFGKDSIVGLLLSSFLFGLIHNPTNIGSWVVYGGMGLVLGLAYRISGKYTNALILHSLNNLLGFLLMLLMQSLGLI, from the coding sequence ATGAATAGACTTGGAAATGTCAAAGATTGGAATGTGGTTAAAAATTGGAAGTTTCTCTTAGTGGGACTAGCTGTCGTTGCCCTTAATGTATTGACCCAGATGGCTATGTTTACCCTACCAAATTTTGACGGTAATAATCTGCTGATTGCTGCAGCGCTCATATTGCTTGCTGTATTGCTTGGTCTTATCTTGACTGGTAAATTAGGTCTGTGGAAAGGTGAGCAGAAGTGGGGGATGGGTGCGAATGTTGGTTTTATAGTCCTCGCCTTTATCGTTATGTTTGGTTTGAAAATAATTGGTGGGCAATTGATTATGCTGGAAGAGGGATACGGTCAGACGACTGCCAATCAGGAAATTATCAACAATTCAGGCTTGCCAACCTTAGTTTTATTTCTCTTTGCAGTTTTCTTTGCTCCAGTTTTGGAGGAACTATTTTTCAGAGGGATTCTGATGGGGAAAGTCTTTGGTAAGGATTCGATTGTGGGATTATTGCTATCGAGTTTTCTGTTTGGACTTATTCACAATCCGACCAATATCGGATCTTGGGTTGTCTACGGAGGTATGGGCCTGGTCCTTGGACTAGCCTATCGTATTTCTGGCAAATATACCAATGCACTTATTCTACACAGTCTGAATAATCTTCTCGGATTTTTGTTGATGCTTCTGATGCAAAGTCTGGGCTTGATATAG
- a CDS encoding class 1b ribonucleoside-diphosphate reductase subunit beta (B2 or R2 protein; type 1b enzyme; catalyzes the rate-limiting step in dNTP synthesis; converts nucleotides to deoxynucleotides; forms a homodimer and then a multimeric complex with NrdE), whose protein sequence is METYYKAINWNAIEDVIDKSTWEKLTEQFWLDTRIPLSNDLDDWRKLTAEEKDLVGKVFGGLTLLDTLQSETGVQALRNDIRTPHEEAVYNNIQFMESVHAKSYSSIFSTLNTKSEIEDIFEWTNSNEYLQRKAKIINEIYETGTPLEKKVASVFLETFLFYSGFFTPLYYLGNNKLANVAEIIKLIIRDESVHGTYIGYKFQLGFNELSEEEQDRLRDWMYDLLYQLYENEEGYTRSLYDAVGWTEEVLTFLRYNANKALMNLGQDPLFPDSADDVNPIIMNGISTGTSNHDFFSQVGNGYLLGEVEAMQDDDYLYGL, encoded by the coding sequence ATGGAAACCTACTACAAAGCCATAAACTGGAACGCCATTGAGGATGTTATCGACAAGTCAACTTGGGAAAAGTTGACCGAGCAATTCTGGCTCGATACACGTATCCCATTATCAAACGACTTGGATGACTGGCGTAAACTTACTGCTGAAGAAAAAGACCTAGTTGGTAAGGTCTTTGGTGGATTAACTCTCTTGGATACTCTACAATCTGAAACAGGTGTCCAAGCCCTCCGCAACGATATTCGTACACCGCACGAAGAAGCTGTTTACAACAACATCCAATTCATGGAGTCAGTCCATGCCAAGTCTTACTCTTCTATCTTCTCAACCTTGAATACCAAGTCTGAGATTGAAGACATCTTTGAATGGACCAACAGCAACGAATACTTGCAACGCAAGGCAAAGATTATCAACGAAATCTACGAAACAGGTACACCACTTGAGAAGAAAGTTGCCAGCGTATTCCTAGAAACCTTCCTCTTCTACTCTGGTTTCTTCACGCCACTCTACTACCTTGGTAACAACAAGCTGGCCAACGTTGCGGAAATCATCAAGCTGATTATCCGTGACGAGTCTGTTCACGGTACCTACATTGGTTACAAGTTCCAACTTGGTTTCAATGAATTGTCCGAGGAAGAACAAGATAGACTCCGCGACTGGATGTACGACCTTCTCTACCAACTTTACGAAAATGAAGAAGGTTACACACGCTCCCTCTATGACGCAGTCGGCTGGACAGAGGAAGTATTGACCTTCCTCCGTTACAATGCCAACAAGGCTCTCATGAACTTGGGACAAGATCCACTCTTCCCAGATTCAGCAGATGATGTCAACCCAATCATCATGAACGGTATCTCAACCGGTACATCTAACCACGACTTCTTCTCCCAAGTCGGTAACGGATACCTACTCGGTGAAGTGGAAGCTATGCAGGATGATGATTATCTTTACGGTTTATAA
- a CDS encoding glutaredoxin-like protein NrdH, whose protein sequence is MVTIYSKNDCVQCKMTKKFLDQHSVDYKEINLDEQPEFIDHVKGLGFSAAPVIETENDVFSGFQPGKLKALV, encoded by the coding sequence ATGGTAACGATCTATTCAAAAAATGATTGTGTACAGTGTAAAATGACCAAGAAATTCTTGGATCAACATAGTGTAGATTATAAAGAAATCAATCTAGATGAACAGCCTGAATTTATCGATCACGTAAAAGGGCTCGGTTTCTCAGCTGCACCTGTTATCGAAACTGAAAATGATGTTTTCTCAGGTTTTCAACCAGGAAAACTAAAAGCCTTGGTTTAA
- a CDS encoding CPBP family intramembrane metalloprotease: MLKFIKHAALLFLYFVAYQIASGFLMVGPTLQSIPDIPAQLIDSTIWICAIIGLVLSIALIILLWKYIYPRHSVDYRVTASWFHKIQWPILLYIAFFIFQFIVPVPESENQKLVIEFVSAYPLIAFSSVVIFAPILEELIFRGFFATYFFPKMADMKAVGIYLFVTGSLFSLVHMPATLPQFLIYFTMGLNLGWLYLIKRDIRYPIALHMLNNGISYLMIVFLV; encoded by the coding sequence ATGTTAAAATTTATCAAACACGCTGCATTACTTTTTCTATACTTTGTTGCCTATCAAATTGCTTCAGGTTTTCTGATGGTAGGACCAACTTTACAAAGCATACCAGACATTCCTGCCCAGTTGATTGACAGTACAATTTGGATTTGTGCGATAATTGGTCTTGTTCTCTCCATTGCGCTCATTATTCTGTTATGGAAGTATATCTATCCACGCCATTCTGTTGACTATCGTGTGACAGCTTCATGGTTCCATAAGATTCAATGGCCGATATTACTCTATATTGCATTTTTTATCTTCCAATTTATTGTACCAGTCCCAGAAAGTGAAAATCAGAAGCTAGTGATTGAATTCGTATCAGCTTATCCCTTGATTGCATTTAGCTCCGTAGTGATCTTTGCTCCAATTTTAGAAGAATTGATTTTCCGTGGATTTTTTGCGACCTATTTCTTCCCTAAAATGGCAGATATGAAGGCTGTTGGAATCTATCTATTTGTAACGGGGTCTTTATTTAGTCTGGTCCATATGCCAGCAACTCTTCCTCAATTTTTGATTTATTTCACGATGGGACTCAATCTAGGATGGCTCTATCTGATCAAACGTGATATTCGTTATCCGATTGCGCTACATATGCTCAACAACGGTATTTCTTATTTGATGATTGTATTTTTAGTATAA
- the acnA gene encoding aconitate hydratase AcnA, with protein MEKSHRKRLFHKGKEYSYYALDSISMEEKVDIHSLPYTIRILLESLLRKKDGLDVTKNHIMELLHYQAASPKGEIPFKPSRVILQDFTGVPVVVDLASMRDAVVKAGGNPELINPEIPVDLVIDHSVQVDFFGTEDALEKNIALEFERNNERYEFLKWAENSFENYRAVPPATGIIHQVNIEFLSDVIINKDGLLYPDSMFGTDSHTTMINGIGVLGWGVGGIEAEAAMLGEASYFPVPEVIGVRLAGQLPKVATATDLALKVTQLLRQENVVGKFVEFFGPGLSSLTLADRATVSNMAPEYGATCGYFPIDGETLHYMRLTNRSEEHVELTEAYAKANYLFYDAERFPSYSKVLELDLSTVVPSISGPKRPQDLIELTDAKAEFQASLIREVGVRGFGLEEAELDKTATVKYVEGDEQIQTGHVAIAAITSCTNTSNPYVLLAAGLLAKNAVEKGLAVSKTVKTSLAPGSKVVTGYLKKSGLQTYLDALGFNLVGYGCTTCIGNSGDLRPEVAEAIKEEDLLVSAVLSGNRNFEGRINPLVKANFLASPPLVVAYAIAGNMNVDLTRDPLGYDEKQQAVYLADIMPSRKEVDDYIERYVTRDLYKEEYQQVFTDSQAWNAIETKTEKNYNWNSSSTYIQNPPYFDNMQADLSIKPLENLSVLAKFGDSVTTDHISPAGNIARLSPAAHYLEENGIVYKDFNSYGSRRGNHEVMMRGTFANIRIKNELAAGKIGGWTRVGDEILPIYDAAMRYKEAGVGSIVIAGKDYGMGSSRDWAAKGSSLLGVKAVLAESFERIHRSNLVMMGVLPLQFLEGQSAESLGLTGHESYTIDLPEDVGVGQIVTVHAQTDEVKKEFQALVRFDAEADIRYYRHGGILPMVVRKKLGGKV; from the coding sequence ATGGAAAAATCACATAGAAAACGCTTGTTTCATAAAGGGAAAGAATATTCATATTATGCATTGGATTCGATTTCAATGGAAGAAAAAGTGGATATTCATTCACTTCCCTATACTATTCGTATTTTATTAGAAAGTCTTTTAAGAAAAAAAGATGGTTTGGATGTTACAAAAAATCACATAATGGAGTTGCTTCATTATCAGGCTGCATCTCCTAAAGGAGAAATTCCTTTTAAACCTAGTCGTGTTATTTTGCAAGATTTTACAGGTGTTCCTGTTGTGGTAGATTTAGCCTCCATGCGTGATGCGGTGGTGAAAGCAGGTGGAAACCCTGAATTGATTAATCCGGAAATTCCAGTGGATTTAGTCATCGACCACTCCGTTCAAGTTGATTTTTTTGGGACTGAAGATGCTCTGGAGAAAAATATTGCCTTAGAGTTCGAAAGAAATAATGAACGTTATGAATTTCTGAAATGGGCAGAGAATTCCTTTGAAAATTATCGCGCTGTGCCTCCAGCGACAGGAATTATCCATCAGGTAAATATTGAATTTCTAAGCGATGTTATTATCAACAAGGATGGTTTGCTTTATCCAGATTCTATGTTTGGTACAGACAGTCATACGACCATGATTAACGGTATTGGTGTACTTGGTTGGGGTGTAGGTGGTATTGAGGCGGAAGCTGCAATGTTGGGTGAAGCATCCTATTTTCCCGTTCCTGAAGTGATTGGCGTTCGCCTAGCTGGGCAATTGCCTAAGGTTGCCACTGCAACGGATTTGGCGCTTAAGGTCACTCAACTTCTACGTCAGGAAAATGTAGTTGGGAAGTTTGTCGAATTTTTTGGACCAGGTTTATCTTCTCTTACATTAGCGGATCGAGCAACTGTTTCCAATATGGCTCCAGAATACGGTGCGACCTGTGGCTATTTCCCGATCGATGGAGAAACTTTACATTATATGAGATTGACCAACCGTTCGGAGGAGCACGTGGAGTTGACAGAAGCCTATGCTAAGGCTAATTATTTATTCTATGATGCTGAACGTTTTCCGTCTTATAGCAAGGTTTTAGAATTGGATTTATCGACAGTAGTCCCATCTATTTCTGGTCCTAAGAGACCACAGGATTTGATAGAATTAACAGATGCAAAAGCAGAGTTTCAGGCTAGTTTAATACGTGAAGTAGGTGTGCGTGGATTTGGTTTGGAGGAAGCAGAGTTAGATAAAACAGCCACGGTTAAGTATGTTGAAGGAGATGAGCAAATTCAAACAGGTCATGTTGCTATTGCGGCGATTACCTCGTGTACAAATACCTCTAATCCGTATGTCCTTTTGGCGGCAGGATTACTGGCAAAAAATGCGGTAGAAAAAGGTTTGGCAGTTTCTAAGACGGTCAAGACGTCATTGGCACCAGGCTCAAAAGTAGTGACTGGCTATTTGAAAAAATCAGGTTTGCAGACCTATCTAGATGCTTTAGGGTTCAATTTGGTTGGTTATGGTTGTACAACTTGTATAGGTAACTCAGGTGATCTGCGTCCTGAAGTAGCGGAGGCGATTAAGGAAGAAGATTTATTGGTTTCTGCGGTATTATCTGGAAATCGTAACTTTGAAGGCCGGATTAATCCATTGGTAAAAGCTAATTTCTTAGCGAGCCCACCGCTTGTTGTTGCCTATGCTATTGCGGGAAATATGAATGTAGATTTAACAAGGGATCCGCTGGGGTATGATGAGAAGCAACAAGCTGTCTACCTTGCGGACATTATGCCAAGTCGTAAGGAGGTAGATGACTACATTGAGCGTTATGTGACTCGTGACCTTTATAAGGAAGAATACCAACAGGTATTTACAGATAGTCAGGCTTGGAATGCGATTGAAACAAAGACAGAGAAGAATTACAATTGGAATTCATCTTCAACCTATATTCAAAATCCGCCCTATTTTGACAACATGCAGGCAGATTTATCCATAAAACCACTGGAAAATTTATCTGTTTTGGCTAAATTTGGCGATTCTGTAACGACAGATCATATTTCCCCGGCGGGGAATATTGCACGATTGAGTCCTGCAGCTCATTATCTCGAAGAGAATGGTATTGTTTATAAGGATTTTAATTCTTATGGAAGTCGTCGTGGAAATCACGAAGTCATGATGCGTGGGACTTTTGCAAATATTCGTATAAAGAATGAGCTGGCAGCTGGAAAAATTGGTGGTTGGACAAGAGTTGGCGATGAGATTCTTCCAATCTATGATGCAGCCATGAGATATAAGGAAGCTGGTGTCGGTAGTATTGTTATTGCTGGTAAAGACTATGGGATGGGGTCAAGCCGTGACTGGGCAGCCAAAGGTTCAAGTTTACTTGGTGTGAAGGCTGTTCTTGCTGAGTCATTTGAGCGGATTCACCGTTCAAACTTAGTGATGATGGGTGTTCTTCCTTTACAATTTTTAGAAGGTCAGTCGGCAGAAAGTCTTGGCTTGACTGGACATGAAAGCTATACAATCGACTTGCCAGAAGATGTCGGTGTTGGTCAAATTGTAACAGTCCATGCGCAAACAGACGAGGTTAAAAAGGAGTTTCAAGCTCTGGTGCGGTTTGATGCAGAAGCGGATATTCGTTATTATCGCCACGGAGGTATTTTACCTATGGTAGTAAGAAAGAAACTAGGAGGAAAGGTATGA
- a CDS encoding class 1b ribonucleoside-diphosphate reductase subunit alpha (Catalyzes the rate-limiting step in dNTP synthesis), with protein MSLKELGDVSYFRLNNEINRPVNGQIPLHKDKEAVKAFFKENVLPNTKQFDSILDKIAYLLEENYLEKEFLDQYSPEFIIKIDQFLKDQNFRFKSFMAAYKFYNQYALKTNDGAYYLESMEDRVLFNALYFAEGDEELALNLANEMIHLRYQPATPSFLNAGRARRGELVSCFLIQVTDDMNSIGRSINSALQLSRIGGGVGISLSNLREAGAPIKGYEGAASGVVPVMKLFEDSFSYSNQLGQRQGAGVVYLDVFHPDIISFLSTKKENADEKVRVKTLSLGITVPDKFYELARKNEDMYLFSPYSVELEYGVPYSYLDITEKYDELVANPRIRKTKIKARDLETEISKLQQESGYPYVINIDTANRSNPVDGKIIMSNLCSEILQVQTPSVINDSQEYLTMGTDVSCNLGSTNIVNLMKSPDFGLSVRTMTRALTYVTDHSHISAVPSIEAGNERAHSIGLGAMGLHSYLAQNLIDYGSKTAVEFTNIYFMLLNYWTLVESNNIARERKATFHNFEKSKYADGTYFDKYVTGDYQPQSDRVKELFEGIFIPSGQDWAELREKVMADGLYHQNRLAVAPNGSISYINDVSASIHPITQRIEERQEKKIGKIYYPAAGLATETIPFYKSAYDMDMRKVIDVYAAATEHVDQGLSLTLFLRSELPKELYEWKTENKQTTRDLSILRNYAFNKGIKSIYYIRTFTDDGEEVGANQCESCVI; from the coding sequence ATGAGTTTGAAAGAATTAGGCGATGTGTCCTACTTCCGTTTGAATAACGAAATTAACCGTCCTGTTAATGGGCAAATCCCACTCCACAAGGACAAAGAGGCTGTCAAGGCTTTCTTCAAGGAAAATGTCCTTCCAAATACCAAGCAATTTGATAGTATTTTAGACAAGATTGCTTATCTATTAGAAGAAAATTACCTTGAAAAAGAGTTTTTAGACCAATACAGTCCAGAATTTATCATCAAAATTGATCAATTCTTGAAAGACCAAAACTTCCGTTTCAAGTCTTTCATGGCAGCCTACAAGTTTTACAACCAGTATGCCCTCAAAACCAACGACGGTGCCTACTACTTGGAAAGCATGGAAGACCGTGTTCTCTTCAACGCCTTGTATTTTGCTGAGGGCGACGAAGAATTAGCACTAAACCTGGCCAACGAAATGATTCATCTTCGTTACCAGCCAGCAACACCGTCTTTCCTCAACGCAGGCCGTGCCCGTCGTGGTGAGTTGGTATCGTGTTTCCTCATCCAAGTCACTGACGATATGAACTCTATCGGACGTTCTATCAACTCTGCTCTGCAATTGTCCCGTATCGGTGGTGGCGTCGGCATCTCCCTCAGCAACTTGCGTGAGGCAGGTGCTCCAATCAAGGGCTATGAGGGGGCAGCTTCTGGGGTTGTTCCTGTTATGAAACTCTTCGAAGACAGCTTCTCCTATTCTAACCAACTTGGACAACGTCAAGGAGCTGGGGTTGTTTACCTGGATGTTTTCCACCCAGACATTATTTCCTTCCTTTCGACTAAGAAAGAAAATGCCGATGAGAAAGTTCGTGTGAAGACCTTATCACTCGGTATTACCGTTCCTGATAAATTCTACGAATTGGCACGTAAAAATGAAGATATGTACCTCTTCAGCCCATACTCAGTTGAGTTGGAATACGGTGTCCCTTATAGCTACCTTGATATTACTGAGAAATACGACGAGTTGGTAGCAAACCCACGTATCCGTAAGACAAAAATCAAGGCACGTGACCTAGAAACAGAAATTTCTAAACTTCAACAGGAATCTGGCTATCCTTATGTTATCAACATTGATACAGCCAACCGTAGCAATCCTGTTGACGGCAAGATTATCATGTCTAACCTCTGTTCAGAAATTCTACAAGTCCAAACGCCAAGCGTTATCAACGACTCTCAGGAATACTTGACTATGGGAACAGACGTGTCATGTAACCTTGGTTCAACCAACATCGTCAACCTCATGAAGTCACCTGACTTTGGACTTTCTGTCCGTACCATGACTCGTGCTTTGACCTACGTGACGGACCATTCGCACATTTCTGCGGTACCGTCTATCGAAGCTGGAAATGAACGTGCTCATTCTATCGGTCTTGGTGCTATGGGACTTCATTCATACTTGGCCCAGAACCTGATCGACTACGGTTCAAAAACAGCCGTAGAATTTACCAACATCTACTTCATGCTCCTTAACTACTGGACCTTGGTAGAATCAAATAACATTGCCCGTGAACGCAAGGCTACTTTCCATAACTTTGAAAAATCAAAATACGCAGACGGTACATATTTTGATAAATATGTAACCGGTGACTACCAACCGCAATCTGACCGTGTTAAAGAACTTTTTGAAGGCATTTTCATTCCAAGTGGACAAGATTGGGCGGAGCTTCGTGAAAAAGTAATGGCAGATGGTCTCTATCATCAAAACCGTCTAGCTGTTGCACCGAATGGATCTATCAGCTATATCAACGATGTTTCTGCTTCTATTCACCCGATTACCCAGCGGATTGAAGAACGCCAAGAGAAGAAAATCGGTAAAATCTACTATCCAGCAGCTGGTTTGGCAACTGAAACCATTCCATTCTACAAGTCTGCCTACGATATGGATATGCGCAAGGTCATCGATGTCTATGCTGCCGCAACAGAACACGTGGACCAAGGTTTGTCCCTCACCCTCTTCCTCCGCAGTGAGCTTCCAAAAGAACTCTACGAATGGAAAACAGAGAACAAACAAACCACCCGTGACCTCTCTATCCTCCGTAACTACGCCTTCAACAAAGGTATCAAGTCTATCTACTACATCCGTACTTTTACCGATGACGGCGAAGAAGTCGGCGCAAATCAATGCGAAAGTTGTGTGATCTAA